Proteins from a single region of Pseudodesulfovibrio portus:
- a CDS encoding amidohydrolase produces the protein MHDHFILTNVNGIAMDEADTRFASVAVENGRILRVGSETDMASLVEAGWPVRDMNGSTLLPGFIDTHQHLGLTGQVLHGLDFSEDTSLESIMEKVAVAAPDVPEGQWLFGFSFNELNLREIRLPHRRGMDAACPDRPLMIVHSSWHLCALNSRALALLDLPAGLPGMDMDGDGPTGVVRDPGILSHVVPKVSALTPTEVKLARFKEACRAAMKKGVTTLHCLEGGEFGPGDTRVVVEHQDELPLHAIVWNQVMDIEETLELGLPRIGGCICADGAISAYTAAFLEPYANQPGNCGTLNFTQERMDDFILQAHKAGLQATIHCEADRAIEQVLSAMEKALAAHPRDDHRHRIEHCEVPTDDQLHRMARAGIIAAVQPAFFPYLMSNMEDYERRLGPERVRRIQPYRAFLDAGVKMCGGSDCPITPYAPLEGVQAAVMHPVETERLTVVEALRLFTIDAAYAGFEERERGSIEPGKIADFAVLADDPTHVALEDIGSIKVEAVFVAGQPVR, from the coding sequence ATGCACGATCATTTCATCCTGACCAACGTCAACGGCATCGCCATGGACGAGGCGGACACCCGCTTTGCCTCCGTGGCCGTGGAAAACGGGCGCATCCTCCGGGTGGGTTCCGAAACCGACATGGCTTCCCTGGTTGAAGCCGGTTGGCCCGTCCGCGACATGAATGGCAGCACGCTCCTGCCGGGTTTCATCGATACCCACCAGCACCTCGGCCTCACCGGGCAGGTGCTGCACGGCCTCGACTTTTCCGAGGACACGTCCCTGGAGTCCATCATGGAGAAGGTGGCCGTGGCCGCCCCGGACGTGCCCGAGGGGCAGTGGCTCTTCGGCTTTTCCTTCAACGAGCTGAACCTGCGGGAGATCAGGCTGCCCCACCGCAGGGGAATGGACGCGGCCTGTCCGGACCGCCCGTTGATGATCGTGCATTCGTCATGGCACCTCTGTGCCCTGAACAGCCGGGCCCTTGCCCTGCTCGATCTGCCCGCAGGGCTGCCGGGCATGGACATGGACGGCGACGGGCCCACCGGCGTTGTCCGCGACCCCGGCATCCTGTCGCACGTCGTTCCCAAGGTCAGCGCCCTGACCCCCACCGAGGTCAAGCTGGCCCGGTTCAAGGAGGCGTGCCGGGCGGCCATGAAAAAAGGCGTCACCACGCTGCACTGTCTCGAGGGCGGCGAGTTCGGCCCCGGAGACACCCGGGTGGTGGTGGAGCACCAGGACGAGCTGCCCCTGCACGCCATCGTCTGGAATCAGGTCATGGACATCGAGGAGACCCTGGAGCTGGGGCTGCCGCGCATCGGCGGCTGCATTTGCGCGGACGGGGCCATCAGCGCCTACACCGCCGCCTTTCTGGAGCCGTACGCCAACCAGCCCGGCAACTGCGGCACGCTGAATTTCACCCAGGAGCGGATGGACGACTTCATCCTGCAGGCCCACAAGGCGGGCTTGCAGGCCACCATCCATTGCGAGGCGGACCGGGCCATCGAGCAGGTGCTGTCGGCCATGGAAAAGGCCCTGGCCGCACACCCCCGCGACGACCATCGCCACCGCATCGAGCACTGCGAGGTGCCCACCGACGACCAGTTGCATCGCATGGCGCGGGCCGGGATCATCGCCGCCGTGCAACCGGCCTTCTTTCCCTATCTCATGAGCAACATGGAAGATTACGAGCGGCGGCTCGGACCTGAACGGGTGCGCCGCATCCAGCCGTACCGGGCGTTTCTCGACGCCGGAGTGAAGATGTGCGGCGGCTCGGACTGCCCCATCACGCCCTATGCGCCGCTGGAAGGGGTGCAGGCCGCTGTGATGCACCCGGTGGAAACCGAGCGGCTGACGGTCGTGGAGGCGTTGCGCCTGTTCACCATCGACGCCGCCTATGCGGGCTTCGAGGAGAGGGAGCGCGGCTCCATCGAGCCGGGCAAGATAGCGGACTTCGCGGTCCTGGCCGACGACCCGACACATGTCGCGCTCGAGGATATCGGCTCCATCAAAGTGGAAGCGGTGTTCGTGGCCGGGCAACCGGTGAGGTGA
- the lipA gene encoding lipoyl synthase: protein MSLKKNSEKPLRIPPWLRIKLPEGRNFSNTSGLIGDLNLNTVCQSAKCPNKWECFSKNVATFLIMGNICTRNCAFCNIASGDLEPLDPTEPARVAEAARRLELRHVVITSVTRDDLPDGGSGHFAATINAVRAAMPGCTIEVLTPDFRGDEAALKTVLGARPNVLNHNLETVPHLYEAVRPQADYEQSLHFLKRAKELAPDIPTKSGIMVGLGENDDQIMKVLDDLAEIKCDIVTIGQYMQPSRLHPLVKRYVEPGTFDRYAEEGKNRGIRHMFCAPLVRSSYNAAEFV from the coding sequence ATGTCTTTGAAGAAGAATTCAGAAAAGCCTTTGCGGATTCCGCCCTGGCTTAGGATCAAGCTGCCCGAGGGGCGAAATTTCTCCAACACCTCCGGGCTGATAGGCGACCTCAACCTGAACACGGTCTGCCAGTCCGCCAAGTGTCCCAACAAATGGGAATGCTTTTCCAAGAACGTGGCCACGTTCCTGATCATGGGCAACATCTGCACGCGCAACTGCGCCTTCTGCAACATCGCCTCCGGGGACCTGGAACCCCTCGACCCCACCGAACCGGCCCGCGTGGCCGAAGCCGCGAGGCGGCTGGAACTCAGGCACGTGGTCATCACCTCGGTCACCCGCGACGACCTCCCCGATGGCGGGTCCGGACACTTCGCGGCCACCATCAACGCCGTGCGCGCCGCCATGCCCGGCTGCACCATCGAGGTGCTCACCCCGGATTTCCGGGGCGATGAAGCCGCGCTCAAGACGGTGCTCGGTGCCCGCCCCAACGTGCTCAACCACAACCTGGAGACCGTGCCCCACCTGTACGAGGCGGTCCGCCCCCAGGCAGACTACGAGCAGTCGCTGCATTTCCTGAAACGGGCCAAGGAACTGGCTCCGGACATCCCGACCAAGTCGGGCATCATGGTCGGGCTGGGCGAAAACGACGATCAGATCATGAAGGTCCTCGACGACCTGGCCGAAATCAAGTGCGACATCGTGACCATCGGCCAGTACATGCAGCCCAGCCGCCTCCATCCGCTGGTCAAGCGCTACGTGGAGCCCGGGACGTTCGACCGCTACGCCGAGGAAGGGAAAAACCGGGGCATCCGCCACATGTTCTGCGCGCCCCTGGTCCGGTCGAGCTACAACGCGGCTGAATTCGTCTAG
- the lipB gene encoding lipoyl(octanoyl) transferase LipB: MKIIDLGLIGYKEAEALQLETLAAVTAGERENTVFLLEHPKVITLGRQGGAENLHMDPKLLAEHGIELAQTTRGGNITCHFPGQLVAYPIWRVEKRPGGMRRFFHDMEEAVIRTCARFGVATIRRPGHPGVWVDETRKICSMGIGVKRWVTYHGLALNVGRDLSLFNAITLCGIQGAVPTSIEGETGRDIDMKDVKNVFEEEFRKAFADSALA, from the coding sequence ATGAAGATCATCGACCTCGGGCTGATCGGCTACAAGGAAGCCGAGGCCCTGCAACTGGAAACGCTCGCGGCGGTCACCGCCGGTGAACGGGAGAACACCGTGTTCCTGCTGGAACACCCCAAGGTCATCACCCTGGGCCGCCAGGGCGGGGCCGAGAACCTGCACATGGACCCCAAGCTCCTGGCCGAGCACGGCATCGAGCTGGCCCAGACCACGCGCGGCGGCAACATCACCTGCCACTTCCCCGGCCAGCTGGTGGCCTACCCCATCTGGCGGGTGGAGAAACGGCCCGGCGGCATGCGCCGATTCTTCCACGACATGGAAGAGGCGGTCATCCGAACCTGCGCCCGCTTCGGCGTGGCAACCATCCGCAGGCCCGGTCATCCCGGAGTGTGGGTGGACGAAACACGGAAAATATGCTCAATGGGCATCGGCGTTAAGCGCTGGGTCACCTACCACGGGCTGGCCCTGAACGTGGGCCGCGACCTGAGCCTGTTCAACGCCATCACCCTGTGCGGCATCCAGGGCGCGGTCCCCACCTCCATCGAGGGGGAGACCGGGCGCGACATCGACATGAAGGACGTCAAGAATGTCTTTGAAGAAGAATTCAGAAAAGCCTTTGCGGATTCCGCCCTGGCTTAG
- a CDS encoding small ribosomal subunit Rsm22 family protein: MSIDNLFPPITEENAAELERFGKLLKRTWPLKSKHREHLKYDIRDMSRGLTVDRSKRRKEYMTDDKYLSPYLHYFLPWNLYRMSRLFTGLELDIPENGQVADIGTGPLTAVIALWMARPHLRGRKLNFTCLDLAPKSMQVGLKLFQAMAGEDSPWRIKTVKAGFLDHLRTKPDLLIAANTFNELDWSGRTARPQAEGIAKHFAASVSDTGRVLVIETGVRLTGRIIAELRSSLLANGFSPIAPCPHDGDCPMPALGQGTSWCHFNFSVKDVPAWLEAMSKDARLEKDNVTLNFLYLSRKGGTNWGAVRAISEPFKLHGNRGQYACSDRGLTLIDYAPGTRPLQPGQSFAPNWPERPKTDLKSKALILPYKQKPDTK, from the coding sequence ATGTCGATTGACAATTTGTTCCCACCCATCACCGAAGAAAACGCGGCGGAGCTCGAACGGTTCGGCAAACTGCTGAAAAGGACCTGGCCGCTCAAAAGCAAACACCGGGAGCACCTCAAGTACGACATCCGGGACATGTCGCGCGGCCTGACCGTTGACCGGTCCAAGCGGCGCAAGGAGTACATGACCGACGACAAGTACCTGTCGCCCTACCTCCACTATTTCCTGCCCTGGAACCTGTACCGCATGTCCCGGCTCTTCACCGGACTGGAGCTGGACATCCCCGAGAACGGCCAGGTGGCGGACATCGGCACCGGCCCGCTCACGGCAGTCATCGCCCTGTGGATGGCCCGGCCCCACCTGCGCGGCCGCAAGCTCAACTTCACCTGCCTCGACCTGGCCCCCAAATCCATGCAGGTCGGGCTCAAGCTTTTCCAGGCCATGGCCGGGGAGGATTCCCCCTGGCGCATCAAGACGGTCAAGGCGGGCTTCCTGGACCATCTGCGCACCAAGCCCGACCTGCTCATCGCGGCCAACACCTTCAACGAGCTGGACTGGTCAGGCCGCACCGCCCGCCCCCAGGCCGAAGGGATCGCCAAGCACTTCGCCGCCTCGGTGTCGGACACGGGCCGCGTCCTGGTCATCGAGACCGGCGTGCGGCTCACCGGACGCATCATCGCCGAGCTGCGCTCCTCGCTGCTGGCAAACGGGTTCAGCCCCATCGCCCCCTGCCCCCACGACGGGGATTGCCCCATGCCCGCCCTGGGCCAGGGCACGTCCTGGTGCCACTTCAACTTCTCCGTCAAGGACGTGCCCGCCTGGCTGGAGGCCATGTCCAAGGACGCCCGTCTTGAAAAGGACAACGTGACCCTGAATTTCCTCTATCTCTCCCGCAAGGGCGGAACCAACTGGGGCGCTGTCCGGGCCATCTCCGAACCCTTCAAGCTGCACGGCAACAGGGGCCAGTACGCCTGCTCCGACCGGGGGCTGACGCTCATCGACTACGCACCCGGCACACGCCCGCTCCAGCCGGGCCAGTCCTTTGCGCCCAACTGGCCGGAAAGGCCCAAGACCGACCTCAAGTCCAAGGCCCTCATCCTGCCCTACAAACAGAAACCCGACACGAAATGA
- a CDS encoding ASKHA domain-containing protein: MSILIHTHDGGRFALEPHAGDSLARTIFLSRLWHGVPLCSGLGKCGLCRVRYLSDAPEANSDELRKLGAQAVDDGWRLSCLHPSQPCEIELPEPRRSRRAVRTLKQGSGDFKLAVDLGTTSIHWTALVNDEPVATGSELNPQTGLGSEVMSRLAAAATAEGRFVLRALITDRITDLARLAARNLGGQCIGLAVSGNPAMTYILLGRKPDDLATAPYTLSYTGGDEKMLGAGLPPAYIPPLLAPFVGADLSAGLTAVEYDAAPRYPLLLADLGTNGEFILSVAPDKRFCASVPMGPALEGVGLSFGRTAGPGAITGFTLTPKGLEATYFDGLQGEPGMTGTGYLSLVAILLRQGVLTESGQFGQGTTPLAAKLAQRVTTINGEPAFTITDDLFLPASDVEEILKVKAAFNLAMSALLKEAGLDPAGLAAIHIAGALGEHVGLDDLETLGFLPAGCSAKAVKAGNTSLKGTELLLTDPEARHFAESIPATLTRLELAGDDSFGSEYVRRMRFTHVD; encoded by the coding sequence TTGAGCATACTCATTCACACCCACGACGGCGGCCGGTTCGCCCTGGAACCCCATGCGGGCGACTCCCTGGCCCGGACCATCTTTCTCTCCCGTCTGTGGCACGGGGTGCCGCTCTGCTCGGGGCTGGGCAAATGCGGCCTGTGCCGCGTGCGCTACCTCTCCGACGCGCCCGAGGCCAACTCCGACGAGCTGCGCAAGCTGGGCGCACAGGCCGTGGACGACGGCTGGCGGCTCTCCTGCCTGCACCCGTCGCAACCGTGCGAAATCGAACTGCCCGAACCGCGCCGCTCCCGGCGGGCCGTGCGCACCCTCAAGCAGGGTTCGGGCGACTTCAAGCTGGCCGTGGACCTCGGCACCACCTCCATCCACTGGACCGCGCTGGTCAACGACGAGCCCGTGGCCACGGGCAGCGAGCTCAATCCCCAGACCGGGTTGGGCTCCGAGGTCATGTCCCGACTGGCCGCAGCGGCCACGGCGGAGGGACGGTTCGTGCTCCGCGCCCTGATCACCGACCGGATCACCGACCTGGCGCGGCTGGCGGCCCGCAACCTCGGCGGGCAGTGCATCGGCCTGGCCGTGTCCGGCAACCCGGCCATGACCTACATCCTGCTGGGCAGGAAGCCGGACGACCTGGCCACCGCCCCCTACACACTTTCCTACACCGGTGGCGACGAGAAAATGCTGGGCGCGGGACTGCCCCCGGCCTACATCCCGCCGCTGCTCGCCCCGTTCGTGGGCGCGGACCTGTCCGCCGGACTGACCGCCGTCGAATACGACGCCGCTCCCCGCTACCCCCTGCTGCTGGCCGACCTCGGCACCAACGGCGAATTCATCCTGTCCGTTGCCCCGGACAAGCGGTTCTGCGCCAGCGTGCCCATGGGCCCGGCCCTGGAAGGCGTGGGCCTCTCCTTCGGGCGAACCGCCGGACCGGGGGCCATCACCGGCTTCACCCTGACGCCCAAGGGACTGGAAGCAACCTATTTCGACGGACTGCAGGGCGAGCCCGGCATGACCGGCACAGGCTATCTGTCGCTGGTGGCCATCCTGCTCAGACAGGGCGTGCTCACCGAGTCCGGCCAGTTCGGGCAGGGGACCACGCCCCTGGCAGCCAAGCTGGCCCAGCGGGTGACGACCATCAACGGCGAGCCCGCCTTCACCATCACGGACGACCTCTTCCTGCCCGCCTCGGACGTGGAGGAAATCCTCAAGGTGAAGGCCGCCTTCAACCTGGCCATGTCCGCCCTGCTCAAGGAAGCGGGCCTCGACCCGGCCGGTCTGGCGGCCATCCATATCGCCGGAGCCCTGGGCGAGCACGTGGGCCTCGACGACCTGGAGACCCTCGGCTTCCTGCCCGCCGGTTGTTCGGCCAAGGCGGTCAAGGCGGGCAACACCTCCCTCAAAGGGACCGAGCTGCTGCTCACCGACCCCGAAGCCCGGCATTTCGCCGAGTCCATCCCCGCCACCCTGACCCGGCTGGAGCTGGCCGGGGACGATTCCTTCGGCAGCGAATACGTGCGCCGTATGAGGTTTACCCATGTCGATTGA
- a CDS encoding sirohydrochlorin cobaltochelatase yields MKTAIVLAAFGSRHKNAAASLDHIVERVRQAHPDLPVRLAYTSSIIRGHMKKAGEEVESVAEALDALLDDGVTHVAIQSLHLIPGNEFHELLGLASEMMLKEGGFNRVEIGFPLVADEKHLTRVAEAILSIAEEGKGENDAVLFMGHGTRHDNSVYYEALHRFFQERDRTVHMGVMEHQKEASIDVFIERFKADGVKKAYLIPFLFGAGWHVARDMIGDGETSWKTRLEQAGIRCEPVLKGAGEYDRLVNIWLEHLDDALKRLTRC; encoded by the coding sequence ATGAAGACAGCCATCGTCCTGGCCGCATTCGGCTCCCGCCACAAGAACGCCGCAGCGTCCCTCGACCACATCGTCGAGCGGGTGCGCCAAGCCCATCCCGACCTGCCCGTCCGGCTGGCCTATACGTCCAGCATCATCCGCGGGCATATGAAAAAGGCGGGCGAAGAAGTGGAATCCGTGGCCGAGGCCCTGGACGCGCTGCTCGATGACGGCGTCACCCACGTGGCCATCCAGTCCCTGCACCTGATCCCGGGCAACGAGTTCCACGAACTGCTCGGCCTGGCCAGCGAGATGATGCTCAAGGAAGGCGGGTTCAACCGCGTGGAGATCGGCTTTCCCCTGGTGGCGGACGAGAAACACCTCACGCGGGTGGCCGAGGCCATCCTGTCCATCGCCGAGGAGGGCAAGGGAGAGAACGACGCCGTGCTCTTCATGGGCCACGGCACGCGCCATGACAACTCCGTATACTACGAAGCCCTGCACCGCTTCTTCCAGGAGCGCGACCGGACCGTGCACATGGGCGTCATGGAACACCAGAAGGAAGCGTCCATCGACGTCTTCATCGAGCGGTTCAAGGCCGACGGGGTGAAGAAGGCATACCTCATCCCCTTCCTGTTCGGCGCGGGCTGGCACGTGGCCCGGGACATGATCGGCGACGGCGAGACCAGCTGGAAGACCCGGCTTGAACAGGCCGGAATCCGATGCGAACCCGTGCTCAAAGGGGCCGGTGAATACGACCGGCTGGTGAACATCTGGCTCGAACACCTGGACGACGCCCTCAAGCGGCTGACCCGGTGTTGA
- the cobI gene encoding precorrin-2 C(20)-methyltransferase gives MTKKGTLYGIGVGPGDPELITLKAIRALGEVDVVFAAASTKNDYSTAYGIARPHLKEGAQVIQLGFPMTKDPEELEKAWQANAAIVAEVLDRGEDAAFLTLGDPLTYSTYGYLQRTLLKLAPDTRLRAIPGITSFHAAAASIGLVLAESKESLLITSGVSDPDRLEAQLDVADNAVILKAYKNFEEIRDTLTRLRLADKTVLVSRLGMEGESILTDIKDAPERPHYFSLALVKKNEDK, from the coding sequence GAAGAAAGGCACGCTTTACGGCATCGGGGTCGGCCCCGGCGACCCGGAACTGATCACCCTCAAGGCCATCCGCGCCCTCGGCGAGGTGGACGTGGTCTTTGCCGCCGCCTCCACCAAGAACGACTATTCCACCGCCTACGGAATCGCCCGGCCGCATCTGAAGGAGGGCGCACAGGTCATCCAGCTCGGTTTTCCCATGACCAAGGACCCCGAAGAGCTCGAAAAGGCCTGGCAGGCCAATGCGGCCATCGTGGCCGAGGTGCTCGACCGCGGCGAGGACGCCGCCTTCCTGACCCTGGGCGACCCGCTGACATACTCCACATACGGCTACCTGCAGCGCACCCTGCTCAAGCTCGCCCCGGACACCCGGCTGCGGGCCATACCGGGCATCACCTCCTTCCACGCCGCCGCCGCCAGCATCGGGCTGGTCCTGGCCGAGTCCAAGGAGTCCCTGCTCATCACCTCGGGCGTGTCCGACCCGGACAGGTTGGAAGCACAGCTTGACGTGGCCGACAATGCCGTTATCCTGAAGGCCTACAAGAACTTCGAGGAAATCCGCGACACCCTGACCAGGCTGCGGCTCGCCGACAAGACGGTCCTGGTGTCCCGGCTGGGCATGGAAGGCGAGTCCATCCTGACCGACATCAAGGACGCGCCGGAAAGGCCGCACTACTTTTCCCTGGCCCTGGTCAAGAAGAACGAGGACAAATGA